A genomic segment from Tuwongella immobilis encodes:
- a CDS encoding peptidylprolyl isomerase — MFVWQFVYGFTRLTRGIGPRRLRILVALLMLGTTPRLLAENPSATVSIPGPVSEELRREWKLPAFYQRHCDADGLPILGSAKVSDNALAEAGYIVRQMLEGRADIRQAMIRQRVRAVIMASSEYTTDVPEHARLKPKVYWDRRARGLGATPAVPAVSGGEENLLQYPRDPYSNENIFLHEFAHAIHETGMNRVDPTFDGRLQQAFRASLDRGLWKNTYAATNRQEYWAEGVQCWFDANAPKDELHNEIRTRDQLKRYDPTLAALCKEVFGDRPWRYVPPKLRPAADRAHLKDYDPAKLPRFRWREEPIGTAPRVTVQTAVGDFDVELAPEAAPNAVAQFLSIALDGGYHSGQFRRVGNSGIGATPNPTWQQQWARELPPVRIVVPAVKPTIQSGTVALVQRDGAWLGWVIALEDDASLPDAEIVPIGRVVIPTGQSGAGRVVTAIGKQLPADGQPEKPVGIRRVIRMN; from the coding sequence ATGTTCGTTTGGCAGTTCGTTTATGGATTCACGCGGCTGACCCGTGGAATTGGGCCGCGCCGCCTGCGGATTCTCGTTGCCCTGCTCATGCTGGGCACCACACCGCGACTCCTTGCCGAGAATCCGTCTGCGACGGTGTCGATTCCCGGGCCGGTCTCGGAGGAACTTCGTCGAGAATGGAAGCTCCCCGCGTTCTATCAGCGCCATTGCGATGCGGATGGGCTCCCGATTCTGGGATCGGCAAAGGTCAGCGACAATGCCCTGGCCGAAGCCGGTTATATCGTGCGGCAGATGCTCGAAGGCCGAGCCGACATTCGCCAGGCGATGATCCGACAGCGCGTTCGAGCGGTCATCATGGCCAGCAGCGAATACACCACCGATGTGCCGGAGCATGCCCGGTTGAAGCCGAAAGTTTACTGGGATCGTCGGGCACGCGGATTGGGCGCAACCCCTGCCGTGCCAGCGGTTTCCGGCGGGGAAGAAAATTTACTGCAATATCCGCGAGATCCGTACTCCAATGAGAACATCTTTCTGCACGAATTCGCCCACGCCATTCACGAAACCGGCATGAATCGCGTCGATCCAACCTTTGATGGACGATTGCAGCAAGCGTTTCGCGCATCGCTGGATCGTGGCCTGTGGAAGAACACGTATGCGGCCACGAATCGCCAGGAATATTGGGCGGAGGGGGTGCAATGCTGGTTCGATGCGAATGCGCCCAAAGATGAACTCCACAACGAAATTCGTACCCGCGACCAACTGAAACGATACGATCCCACGTTGGCGGCGCTCTGCAAGGAAGTATTCGGCGATCGACCCTGGCGATATGTGCCGCCGAAGTTGCGACCCGCTGCCGATCGTGCCCACTTGAAGGACTACGACCCGGCCAAACTGCCGCGATTTCGATGGCGGGAAGAGCCGATCGGGACCGCGCCGCGGGTCACCGTCCAGACCGCAGTCGGCGATTTCGACGTGGAATTGGCCCCCGAAGCTGCTCCAAACGCCGTCGCTCAATTTCTGTCAATCGCCTTGGATGGTGGCTACCACTCCGGGCAGTTTCGCCGCGTCGGGAACTCCGGAATCGGGGCAACCCCCAATCCCACTTGGCAACAACAATGGGCCCGCGAATTGCCGCCCGTCCGCATTGTCGTGCCCGCCGTCAAGCCAACCATTCAGTCGGGGACCGTTGCACTGGTGCAGCGGGATGGCGCATGGCTGGGCTGGGTGATCGCGCTCGAAGACGATGCGTCCCTTCCGGATGCCGAAATCGTGCCAATCGGGAGAGTGGTGATCCCCACGGGACAATCCGGGGCGGGGCGCGTCGTCACCGCCATCGGCAAGCAGCTTCCAGCCGACGGCCAGCCCGAAAAGCCGGTCGGAATTCGTCGGGTTATTCGAATGAATTGA